The following nucleotide sequence is from Pseudobutyrivibrio ruminis HUN009.
CCTGAAGAAGTTAGATACTTTGATGAGAAGGTACCAAGAGAGTTTGGCTTGGGACAGAGTTTATTTGATTTCTACAACAAGCCACTTGATGAGCGTCTTTACAATGCTCAAAAGGAAGCAATCAGAAAGGTTGCTGAAAAAGGCAATTGTGTAATAGTCGGCAGAAATGCCAACATCATTCTTAAGGAATTTGATCATTCTCTTCATGTATTCGTTTCAGGTACAGAGCACTTCCGTGTGAAGCGAATGATGGAGAAAATGCCAGGCACCACAGAGGAAAAGGTTCGCGAGGAGCTTCACAATGTGGATAAGGCAAGAAAGAAATACTGCAAGCACTATACAGGAACAGAATTCGGCAATGCCGAGTTTTATGATTTGTGCTTAAAGAGCTCAACACTTGGGCTTGAAAAATGCGTTGATATCATTTGTGATACAGCGAAGGAGATAAATCATTGAGTAGGAACATACTTATTATTAATACTGGCGGAACTTTGTCTTCTGTAATGAAGGAAAGTGGCTTGGCACCAGGACTTTCAACACAGGATATGAAACGTGAACTTCACGTGGTGTCAGGTGATATTAATTTTGAAATAGAAGATTTTATGGCTGTTGATAGTGCTAATATTTTCCCTGAGGATTGGAGTAAGTTGGCTGAGCATATAGGCAAATTGCGCAACGATTACGACGGAATTGTTGTAATCCACGGAACAGATACACTTG
It contains:
- a CDS encoding AAA family ATPase — encoded protein: MKNIITISRQFGAGGGTIGKEVAERLGYYYCDKDMIIRAAIESGNLSPEEVRYFDEKVPREFGLGQSLFDFYNKPLDERLYNAQKEAIRKVAEKGNCVIVGRNANIILKEFDHSLHVFVSGTEHFRVKRMMEKMPGTTEEKVREELHNVDKARKKYCKHYTGTEFGNAEFYDLCLKSSTLGLEKCVDIICDTAKEINH